DNA sequence from the Stenotrophomonas sp. 24(2023) genome:
AGGATGTAGTCACGCAGCTGGCCGGCATAGGCCGACACCCAGGCCTGCAGGCGCGGGCCCTTGTACTGCAGGCCCACATCCAGCTGCGTGGTGCGCTCGGGCCGGATGCCCGCGAACGCGTTGGCGGCCCCCGCCGGGCCACGGTCGGGTGAAAACAGTTCCCAGTAGTCGGGCATGCGCGCGCTGTGGCCCAGCCCGGCATACCCGGTCAGGCCCGCGGCGACATCACGCTCGATGCGCAGGAAACCGCTGCCCAGCCACTGCCGGCGCTCCTGCCCTGCGGTGGGGTTGGGCATGTCCATCATCATGCCGCGCACCGCGGTGCGGTCATCGCGCACGCGCGCGCGGTCGATGCGCAGGCCCCCGATCCAGCGCTGCGCGGTACCGGCCCCCAGTGTCAATTCGCTGAACACGCCCTGCCGGCGGAACTGCGCATCTTTCGTCCAGGGTACTGCCCGGTAGGCATCGCGCCCCATCGCGCTGCGGCCACGATGGCGACTGTCCTCGGCATCCACGCCGGCCACCAGCTGCACATCCTGCCAGCGCCACTCAGCACTGATACGGCCGCCGCGCGTGCGCCGGTCCACATTGGACGCCATCGGCATGGGCATGCTGCTGGCCGGTTTGGGTGTGCGCAGGGTGTAGTTGTCCATCACGTGGTCGGCCTCGTTGTCGTACACGTTGGCCTGCAGCGTCTCCCACGCGCCGGGCAGGTTGCGCTTCTCGAAACGTGCGGCATAGCTGGTGCGCTCGAATGCGGCACCGTCCATGCCACGGCCGGCATAACGGGCGATGGCATCGCCGGCACCGGCGGATACCTCCAGCAGCGTGTCGGCGTCGGGCGTCCAGCCGATGGCCACATCGCCATTCCACTTGCGCCACTTCGACGGCACCACCTCACCGTGGCCATCCTTGTAGTCATCCGCTTCGGAGCGGTTGCCGCTGGCGCGCACATACCCGGTCGGATTGCCCAGGGTCAGGTCGAGCACCTGGTCGTTGCGGTCGCGCGCGCCCACCAGCGCGCTGGCGCTCGCCCGCAGCCCCGGCGTGTCGAAACGCGGGGTATCGCGCTCGAAGCGCACGGTGCCGGCCGAGGCACCCGCGCCCCAGCGCACGCTCTGCGGGCCCTTGATGACGGTCAGCCGGTCGAAGGTTTCCGGCGCGATGTAGGACAGCGGGTTGTCCATGCGCGAGGGGCACGCGCCGATCAGGTTGCCATCGTTGCTGAGGATGTTCAGGCGCGAACCGAACATGCCGCGCAGCACCGGATCGCCATTGGTGCCACCGTTGCGGACGGTGGAAAAACCGGGGACGGTCTTGAGGTAATCGGCGCCATCGCTGGCCGGTACCGGCTGCCGCGGCAGGCGCGGGTCGGTCACCCAGTGCAGCGGTGAGGACGGTGCGGCGGCAGTGACCACCAGGGTTTCCAGGGTGCGCGCCTCATCAGCGGGCGCGGCGTGGGCCAGTGGCGCGGCCAGCGCAAGGCCAAGGGCGACAGGCAGGCGCGTGCGCGCGCCCGCAGGGCGGGACGTCATGTTCATCGGACAGCTCCAGGGTACGCAGGCACGCACGGCGCCCGGTCAGGCGTCGTGCGGCGTAGTCGGCAGGGAATTCAGCGGACGGCGGCGCGGACGGGCGGGCCCCGCGCGGCATGCGCAGGCCAGCGCGGCAGGGGCAGGAGCGGGCGGGTCCACGGGAAGGCCAGGCGCGGTCGCCACTGCAACGGCAGCAGCAGGACCACCACGGCCAACCAGGGCAGCAGGCGCATGGCCAGCACACAGTAGTCGCAGGCCTCGCCGTGCATCGCATGCGGATCGGCCGGGCGTGCGGGTGCATCCGGTGCAGCGCCGTGCTGATCGTGCCCAGCCATGTCCATGCCCATGTCGTGCATGTCATGGCCCATGGCAGCGTGGTCCATCCCCATCATCGCCGCAGGGTCCATCGGCTGCGCCTGCAGCACGCGGCTGACCAGCGGCGCGAGCACCATCAGCAGCGTCGCCAGGACGGCGAGCTGGAGCAGAAGGCGCTGCGGACGGAACAGGCGGGTCATCCCGCCAGTGTAGAGGCGGGTCCAGGGGAGGCCGTGCGACGAACCGTCGCAGGAGGGGGACGGCGCAG
Encoded proteins:
- a CDS encoding TonB-dependent copper receptor codes for the protein MNMTSRPAGARTRLPVALGLALAAPLAHAAPADEARTLETLVVTAAAPSSPLHWVTDPRLPRQPVPASDGADYLKTVPGFSTVRNGGTNGDPVLRGMFGSRLNILSNDGNLIGACPSRMDNPLSYIAPETFDRLTVIKGPQSVRWGAGASAGTVRFERDTPRFDTPGLRASASALVGARDRNDQVLDLTLGNPTGYVRASGNRSEADDYKDGHGEVVPSKWRKWNGDVAIGWTPDADTLLEVSAGAGDAIARYAGRGMDGAAFERTSYAARFEKRNLPGAWETLQANVYDNEADHVMDNYTLRTPKPASSMPMPMASNVDRRTRGGRISAEWRWQDVQLVAGVDAEDSRHRGRSAMGRDAYRAVPWTKDAQFRRQGVFSELTLGAGTAQRWIGGLRIDRARVRDDRTAVRGMMMDMPNPTAGQERRQWLGSGFLRIERDVAAGLTGYAGLGHSARMPDYWELFSPDRGPAGAANAFAGIRPERTTQLDVGLQYKGPRLQAWVSAYAGQLRDYILFTYHAGGMMGSSSQAGNIDARIAGAEAGAQWQLSRQWTVGGTLAYAWGENTDEHRPLPQMPPLEARLQAGWEGRNWSAGALLRAVTAQHRVAIGQGTVVAQDLGPSAGFATLALNAAYRFSSQLQLSAGVDNLFDRAYSEHLNLAGSADFGFPADPVRINEPGRSLWMKLNYRY
- a CDS encoding DUF2946 domain-containing protein yields the protein MTRLFRPQRLLLQLAVLATLLMVLAPLVSRVLQAQPMDPAAMMGMDHAAMGHDMHDMGMDMAGHDQHGAAPDAPARPADPHAMHGEACDYCVLAMRLLPWLAVVVLLLPLQWRPRLAFPWTRPLLPLPRWPAHAARGPPVRAAVR